In Chryseobacterium oryzae, the genomic stretch TTACCACCCATCCCGAACAATTGAATCCCTGCCGGAAGATCCTGCTCCTGAGTTTTTACGGTTTGAAAAGTTTTATTACCCACCAAAGTCATCGAGTGAGAACCTGTTTTATCTTCAATTTTCACAATTAAACCGGGAAGACCGTAAAATTTATAAGGTCCGTCCTGAAAAGGGATGTCTGTAGAAAACCAAGCAACCCATTCTCTTCCGCCAAAATTGGTAGTTGCTTTTTGAGCATTATATTCTCCTATTTTCTGCTTATCCTGCAATATTTTCCATTCTGGTTTCTGGTCTTCTTCAACTTTGTAGGTATCTGAAGAAACTTTTAAGTAGATAAACGTTTTAAAATCCGGATACTGCTTTGTTACTTTATACCCTACTACGCCACCTTTTTCGGTTCTTTTAATGGTGAAATTTCCGGAAGAAACTTTCATTTGCTTTTCCAGTTCCGCTTTTGTGGTAGAATCTGAAATATATTTGTCTTGACTATAATAACTGGATCCGTTTTTATCAATATCCAAAAGCATCATTTCTTTTTTTACATCCGCTTTATTGGTAGAATCCGGGATAAAT encodes the following:
- a CDS encoding GLPGLI family protein, which codes for MRKIIAFLMIISGFFSFAQNRFFYEYKFIPDSTNKADVKKEMMLLDIDKNGSSYYSQDKYISDSTTKAELEKQMKVSSGNFTIKRTEKGGVVGYKVTKQYPDFKTFIYLKVSSDTYKVEEDQKPEWKILQDKQKIGEYNAQKATTNFGGREWVAWFSTDIPFQDGPYKFYGLPGLIVKIEDKTGSHSMTLVGNKTFQTVKTQEQDLPAGIQLFGMGGKEIETNEKQFKKVWKNYVNDPTKNMREMMMKNSDGNNKVIFKSKSADGREISDPNQVFREIEKNLRESFKKNNNFIEPDLYK